In Haematobia irritans isolate KBUSLIRL chromosome 1, ASM5000362v1, whole genome shotgun sequence, a genomic segment contains:
- the LOC142228679 gene encoding uncharacterized protein LOC142228679, which produces MPDFNTSSSSSNSKESAKAKLKRKIVASGGTRSLPSSSTFRQFSIEEPRNIRKTRLPELKIPAFSGSYTDWPNFFAMFTTVIANDMDLTNIEKFQHLRSLLTGSALDTISSLEPNDANYDKAIELLKNRFDNKLLLFQMHIKEVFGLKNVEKGSASSLRQLSDKLNAHIRALETICTKEQLADGFLVNLVVSKLDHQTQAKWEEGLQNDRLPTWPFMASFLERRCRMMENLESSMKPTTSNQQSSKKSNSQGRNVLIASGAKQSFCTFCNANDHYISNCSQFSNLSPTLRFREVKRLNLCLNCK; this is translated from the exons atgccAGATTTTaatacatcatcatcatcatctaatTCCAAGGAATCGG caaagGCAAAACTAAAGCGGAAAATTGTGGCCAGTGGCGGTACACGTTCTTTACCTTCATCATCAACTTTTcgtcaattttcgatagaggaaCCAAGAAATATTCGCAAAACTCGACTGCCAGAACTAAAAATTCCAGCTTTCAGTGGTTCATACACCGACTGGCCGAACTTTTTTGCTATGTTTACCACAGTTATAGCCAACGATATGGATTTAACCAATATAGAAAAGTTCCAGCATCTACGGTCTCTCTTAACTGGATCTGCTTTGGATACGATATCATCTTTGGAGCCGAATGATGCAAAttatgataaagcaattgaattaCTTAAAAATCGATTCGATAATAAATTGCTTCTTTTTCAGATGCATATCAAAGAGGTTTTTGGgttgaaaaatgttgaaaaagggTCTGCATCCAGTCTTCGCCAGCTTAGCGATAAACTCAACGCTCATATACGAGCCCTCGAAACGATATGTACCAAAGAGCAATTGGCAGATGGATTTCTCGTTAATTTAGTGGTTTCTAAACTGGATCACCAAACACAAGCCAAGTGGGAAGAAGGGTTGCAAAATGATAGATTGCCAACATGGCCATTCATGGCTTCCTTTCTTGAACGAAGATGTCGTATGATGGAAAATCTTGAGAGCTCTATGAAACCAACCACATCTAATCAACAATCAAGTAAGAAATCGAATTCCCAAGGTCGAAATGTTTTGATAGCTTCCGGAGCCAAGCAATCGTTTTGTacattttgtaatgcaaatgatCATTACATATCGAATTGCTCACAGTTTTCAAATCTCTCCCCAACGCTACGTTTTAGAGAAGTAAAAAGactaaatttgtgtcttaaCTGTAAGTAA
- the LOC142228690 gene encoding uncharacterized protein LOC142228690 — protein MKHHSLLHIDNNFESLSTPTQANNNINQGHPPSSSQPPQVQTQSTLVSSNPTQQFETADGTNILLATAIVLVKTNSGVFVPCRAILDSASQLNFITTRFVNQAQLKVRNSNIVISGIGEGNILADKSTEILIKSCHSEYSVSFVAVVIPSITEYQPNRNLKVNDFKIPHNIKLADSNFCERGRIDLLIGAGLFFELMSVGQIRCGNNSTILQKTRLGWVISGGGASHSNACSLAAASKAITKGEHESLADIVKSFWEVEQNFGNPGQLNSDDEFCEQHFIENTVRLSSGEYSVSLPKKINSNELGDSYGRAHSRFLNLERKLNKLPAVKKKYSEFMSEYIDLKHMSLVTDIPPQTKTYFLPHHCVHKEESTTTKLRVVFDGSAKTNTGLSLNETLHSGPTIQAKLFNTILRFRFFKIALSGDICKMYRCVLINPPDDYLQCILWRNSSSEDIQIYKLNTVTYGTKPAAFLAIRAMHQLAFDERELFPIGANIVTRDFYVDDLISGGDSIEEVIEIREQITSLLKRGNFQIRKWCSNDDSVLENVPAGDRETFLEFHDGTNITKTLGLVWNPKLDNFIFSFSHFLESTNISKRTVLSSIARLYDPLGLIGPVITKAKVFMQNLWKIKLDWDESLPQDLHTAWLQYVSKFSFASQFEYPRFVLLPDSDVQIHAFCDASISAYGACIYVRSEHEGEIRVNLLCSKSRVAPLKVLTIPKLELSAALLLAELLDDVSSTLGKGYECHCWSDSMVVLSWLREESSNYNIFVSNRVSRIQNLTKNMMWHHVPTAKNPADILSRGSTPEELVKCNLWKNGPSFLYKNFEHWPNNMNFIEDLSERRRAVLIASTPKIAEHIMGSLPHERVQPSRAFSITGIDFCGPFYYKSEAIHMELVSDLSTSSFLSSLKRFISIRGKPKTIWSDNATNFVGAKNELGELRQLFFNQTSMQQIQKHCFEDEINWKFIPPRSPHFGGLWEAAVKSAKYHFYRTVGQSVLSFDELRTLVCEICAVLNSRPLCQISEDPNDLEVLTPGHFLVGAPLTTISEPDVTDLNINRLNRWQKVCYMQQIFWKKWSSSYLALLQERSKWKSQRKNVAIGDMVLVKDDNLPPLKWLLGRVVDVVRGNDEWQS, from the exons ATGAAACACCACTCGCTATTACATATCGATAATAATTTTGAATCATTATCAACACCCACACAAGCTAACAACAACATCAATCAAGGGCACCCACCATCTTCCTCGCAGCCACCGCAAGTACAAACACAATCTACTCTCGTTTCATCAAATCCTACCCAACAATTCGAAACTGCTGATGGTACAAATATTTTGTTAGCGACCGCTATTGTTTTGGTTAAAACTAATTCTGGCGTATTCGTTCCATGCCGAGCGATTCTAGATTCGGCCTCCCAGCTAAATTTTATAACAACTCGATTTGTCAATCAGGCCCAGTTAAAGGTGAGAAATTCAAATATCGTAATATCTGGTATCGGCGAAGGTAACATTTTGGCTGATAAATCGAcagaaatattaataaaatcatGCCACAGTGAATATTCTGTTTCATTCGTAGCTGTTGTGATACCATCAATTAcagaataccagccaaatcgaaaTCTTAAGGTAAATGATTTCAAAATCCCTCATAACATTAAATTAGCTGATTCCAACTTTTGTGAGAGGGGAAGAATAGATCTACTTATTGGCGCTGGCCTATTTTTCGAACTAATGAGTGTTGGCCAAATACGCTGTGGAAATAATtcgacaattttacaaaaaacccGTCTTGGATGGGTGATATCTGGTGGGGGCgcatctcactcgaatgcgtgtTCATTAGCCGCTGCATCAAAGGCCATTACAAAAGGCGAACATGAATCGTTGGCTGATATTGTAAAGAGCTTTTGGGAAGTAGAGCAGAATTTTGGAAACCCTGGGCAGCTTAATTCCGACGATGAGTTCTGTgagcaacattttattgaaaacacAGTGCGTCTATCCTCTGGTGAATATTCAGTTTCATtaccaaagaaaataaattcaaatgaaCTTGGTGATTCTTATGGGAGAGCCCACAGTCGATTTCTCAATTTAGAgagaaaattgaataaattgcctgcagtaaagaaaaaatacagTGAGTTCATGAGTGAGTATATCGATCTAAAGCACATGAGTCTCGTCACAGATATTCCTCCACAAACCAAAACTTATTTTCTGCCTCACCACTGTGTGCATAAGGAGGAGAGCACAACTACCAAGCTCAGGGTAGTATTTGATGGGTCGGCAAAAACAAACACAGGCCTTTCATTAAACGAAACTCTTCATTCGGGCCCTACTATACAGGCCAAATTATTTAATACGATACTTCgttttagatttttcaaaatcgctTTAAGTGGCGACATATGTAAGATGTATAGATGTGTTCTCATTAATCCACCAGATGATTACCTCCAATGTATATTGTGGAGAAATAGCTCTAGTGAGGACATACAAATATACAAGCTGAACACAGTGACTTACGGCACAAAACCCGCCGCCTTTCTTGCTATACGTGCAATGCATCAGCTTGCTTTTGATGAGAGAGAATTGTTTCCCATTGGTGCAAATATCGTCACTAGAGATTTTTATGTGGACGATTTGATCTCTGGAGGGGATTCAATAGAAGAGGTCATTGAAATAAGAGAACAAATCACGTCTCTTCTGAAGAGAGGAAACTTTCAAATACGAAAGTGGTGTTCTAATGATGACTCCGTCTTGGAAAATGTGCCTGCTGGTGATCGTGaaacttttttagaatttcatgATGGGACAAATATCACTAAAACCCTGGGCCTTGTTTGGAATCCAAAGttggataattttattttttcattttcgcATTTTTTAGAATCAACAAATATTTCAAAGCGGACTGTTTTATCGTCGATAGCCCGTCTATATGACCCTCTGGGGCTAATTGGGCCTGTCATAACTAAGGCCAAAGTTTTTATGCAAAACTTGTGGAAAATTAAATTGGATTGGGATGAGAGCTTGCCCCAAGATTTGCACACTGCTTGGTTGCaatatgtttcaaaattttcgtttgctAGCCAATTCGAATATCCTAGATTTGTTTTACTTCCAGATTCGGATGTTCAAATACATGCCTTTTGCGATGCGAGCATATCAGCCTATGGAGCCTGTATTTATGTGAGATCAGAGCACGAAGGAGAGATTCGGGTGAATTTATTATGCTCCAAATCTAGAGTGGCACCCCTTAAAGTTCTAACGATACCAAAATTGGAATTATCAGCAGCGCTGCTTCTCGCTGAACTTTTGGATGATGTTTCAAGTACTCTGGGCAAAGGTTATGAATGTCACTGCTGGTCGGACTCCATGGTAGTATTGTCGTGGCTGCGGGAAGAGTCTTCGaattacaacatttttgtaaGTAATAGAGTGAGTCGTATCCAAAATCTGACCAAAAATATGATGTGGCACCATGTGCCTACCGCTAAAAATCCTGCGGATATATTATCGAGAGGTTCTACACCAGAAGAGCTGGTGAAGTGTAACCTGTGGAAAAATGGACCctcttttttatacaaaaattttgaacattggccaaataatatgaaTTTCATTGAAGATTTGTCTGAACGTCGACGTGCAGTTCTAATTGCTTCGACG CCTAAAATAGCTGAGCACATAATGGGCAGTTTGCCGCACGAAAGAGTTCAGCCAAGCAGGGCATTTTCTATAACTGGAATTGATTTTTGCGggcctttttattataaatcaGAG GCGATACATATGGAATTGGTATCCGACTTATCTACATCGTCGTTCCTGTCATCCTTAAAGCGATTCATCTCGATTCGAGGCAaaccaaaaactatttggtcGGACAATGCCACAAATTTTGTAGGAGCCAAAAACGAATTGGGTGAACTACGGCAACTTTTTTTCAACCAAACGAGCATGCAGCaaatccaaaaacactgttttgAGGATGAAatcaattggaaatttataccgCCCAGATCACCGCACTTTGGGGGCCTTTGGGAGGCTGCGGTTAAATCGGCCAAGTATCATTTCTATCGCACAGTGGGGCAGTCAGTTCTTTCATTTGATGAATTAAGGACCCTGGTATGTGAAATATGTGCCGTGTTAAATTCTAGACCTCTATGCCAAATATCAGAAGATCCAAACGATCTCGAAGTGTTGACACCTGGCCACTTTTTAGTTGGCGCCCCATTAACAACAATTTCGGAGCCCGATGTAACAGATTTGAATATTAATAGATTGAATAGATGGCAAAAAGTTTGCTATATGCAGCAAATATTTTGGAAGAAGTGGAGTTCTTCTTATCTGGCCCTTCTTCAAGAGCGGTCAAAGTGGAAGTCACAACGCAAAAATGTTGCCATCGGAGATATGGTACTTGTAAAAGATGACAATCTGCCACCTTTAAAATGGCTTTTGGGACGAGTTGTAGATGTTGTAAGAGGCAACGATGAGTGGCAATCATAA